From the genome of Scytonema hofmannii PCC 7110, one region includes:
- a CDS encoding glutathione S-transferase family protein, translated as MIKLYGHELSGNSYKPRLLLSLLNIEYEWIKVDLMKGEHKSSEFLAINPFGQVPVLVDGDTTLADAQAILVYLARQYGGEQWLPLDAVALSRVVRWLSTAAGEIRQGPEFARRYYLFNATYVNIDWANQKAEFILTQLNQHLSDRFATERSAERQWLECDRPTIADIAVFPYVALAPDGKISLEPYQHVLSWIERVKQLPGYIPMVGL; from the coding sequence ATGATTAAGCTTTACGGTCACGAATTATCTGGTAACAGCTACAAACCAAGGCTTTTGCTATCGCTTTTAAACATTGAGTATGAATGGATTAAAGTTGATTTGATGAAGGGAGAACACAAGTCTTCTGAATTTCTTGCCATCAATCCCTTTGGTCAAGTTCCCGTTCTTGTAGATGGAGATACTACGCTTGCAGATGCTCAAGCAATACTGGTGTACTTAGCTCGCCAGTATGGTGGCGAACAATGGTTACCACTTGATGCTGTAGCACTTAGTCGAGTTGTGCGTTGGCTGTCAACAGCCGCAGGTGAAATCCGTCAGGGACCGGAATTCGCTCGTCGGTACTACCTGTTCAATGCTACTTATGTCAATATTGACTGGGCAAACCAAAAAGCAGAATTTATTCTCACACAGCTGAATCAACATTTGAGCGATCGCTTCGCTACTGAGCGGAGCGCAGAACGCCAATGGTTGGAATGCGATCGCCCGACGATTGCAGATATAGCAGTTTTCCCCTATGTTGCTCTAGCACCTGATGGCAAAATTTCACTTGAACCTTATCAACACGTTCTGAGTTGGATAGAACGAGTCAAGCAGCTACCAGGTTACATTCCTATGGTAGGACTGTAG
- a CDS encoding TetR/AcrR family transcriptional regulator: protein MAKDTYIPCLLQLFRQYGYDGATLSKISQATGLGKASLYHHFPGGKDEMMTAVLDFLNSWFEQHILKALHSEGDALTRLCRMCDRVLELYEGGKQPCLTAIILMGSSRDVFHVKVQTVLRAWIDAIANVLIEAGLKESLAKERAENALIAIQGALIVAHGLDDLTPFERVVKQLPQELCS from the coding sequence ATGGCAAAAGACACTTACATTCCCTGTTTGCTGCAATTATTTCGACAATATGGCTACGATGGCGCAACCCTGTCCAAAATTTCTCAAGCAACAGGGCTGGGGAAAGCCAGCCTTTACCATCACTTCCCTGGGGGTAAAGATGAAATGATGACGGCTGTGTTAGATTTTCTCAATAGCTGGTTTGAGCAACACATCTTAAAGGCACTTCATTCAGAAGGAGATGCACTGACTCGATTGTGTAGGATGTGCGATCGCGTCCTGGAGCTATATGAAGGTGGGAAACAACCCTGCTTGACAGCCATAATATTGATGGGGTCATCACGAGATGTGTTTCATGTCAAGGTGCAAACAGTCTTGCGTGCGTGGATTGATGCGATCGCAAATGTTTTGATAGAAGCAGGATTAAAAGAATCTCTGGCAAAAGAACGAGCGGAAAATGCCCTCATAGCGATTCAAGGAGCTTTAATTGTGGCTCATGGGTTAGACGATCTAACTCCCTTTGAGCGTGTTGTAAAACAATTACCGCAGGAACTTTGCTCTTAA